From Ancylobacter pratisalsi, one genomic window encodes:
- a CDS encoding S41 family peptidase — protein MMRRTSVFLIGAAAGALVAVGATQPRLLLQPTQAMAAASDTYRQLNLFGDVFERVRADYVEKPDDAKLIEAAINGMLSSLDPHSTYMDAKDFRDMQVQTRGQFGGLGIEVTMEDGLVKVVAPIDDTPAAKAGVQAGDLITKLDGDEVKGLTLSQAVEKMRGAVATPIKLTIIRKGQDKPLELTLTRDIINIKSVRARVEDGDIGYIRITSFSEQTGDGLKKAIEDLTKQIGEDKLKGFIVDLRNNPGGLLDQAIEVSDTFLDRGEIVSTRGREADETERRNARPGDLAKGKPVIVLINGGSASASEIVAGALQDHKRATILGSLSFGKGSVQTVIPVSGNAAIKLTTARYYTPSGRSIQAKGISPDIELVQDVPAEVKEKAEAAGVEMTRGEASLKGHLKNGEDEKTGSPAYVPPDPKDDTQLKLAIDLIQGVQKNAAYPADPKAAVPN, from the coding sequence ATGATGCGCAGGACGTCAGTGTTTCTCATTGGAGCGGCGGCCGGCGCGCTTGTCGCGGTCGGCGCCACTCAGCCGCGGCTGCTATTGCAGCCGACGCAGGCCATGGCGGCCGCTTCCGATACCTATCGGCAGCTAAACCTGTTCGGTGATGTCTTCGAGCGCGTGCGCGCCGACTATGTCGAGAAGCCCGACGACGCCAAGCTGATCGAGGCGGCGATCAACGGGATGCTGTCCTCGCTGGATCCGCACTCCACCTACATGGATGCGAAAGACTTCCGCGACATGCAGGTGCAGACCCGCGGCCAGTTCGGCGGCCTCGGCATCGAGGTCACGATGGAGGACGGTCTCGTCAAGGTCGTGGCGCCGATCGACGATACCCCCGCTGCAAAGGCCGGCGTTCAGGCCGGCGACCTGATCACCAAGCTCGATGGCGATGAGGTCAAGGGCCTCACGCTGAGCCAGGCGGTCGAGAAGATGCGCGGCGCCGTGGCGACGCCGATCAAGCTCACCATCATCCGCAAGGGTCAGGACAAGCCGCTTGAGCTGACGCTGACCCGCGACATCATCAACATCAAGTCGGTCCGCGCGCGGGTCGAGGATGGCGATATCGGCTATATCCGCATCACGTCTTTCAGCGAGCAGACCGGCGACGGCCTGAAGAAGGCGATCGAGGATCTGACCAAGCAGATCGGCGAGGACAAGCTCAAGGGCTTCATCGTCGACCTGCGCAACAACCCGGGCGGGTTGCTGGATCAGGCGATCGAGGTTTCCGACACCTTCCTCGATCGTGGCGAGATCGTATCGACGCGCGGTCGCGAGGCTGACGAGACCGAGCGGCGCAATGCCCGTCCCGGCGATCTTGCCAAGGGCAAGCCCGTGATCGTGCTGATCAATGGCGGCTCGGCGTCGGCGTCGGAAATCGTGGCTGGTGCCCTTCAGGATCACAAGCGCGCCACCATCCTAGGCTCGCTGTCGTTCGGCAAGGGCTCGGTGCAGACGGTGATCCCGGTCTCCGGCAATGCGGCGATCAAGCTGACCACGGCGCGCTACTACACGCCGTCGGGCCGTTCGATCCAGGCCAAGGGCATCTCTCCCGACATCGAGCTGGTGCAGGACGTGCCGGCCGAGGTGAAGGAGAAGGCCGAGGCCGCGGGTGTCGAGATGACGCGCGGCGAGGCCTCGCTCAAGGGCCACCTGAAGAACGGCGAGGACGAGAAGACCGGTTCGCCGGCCTATGTGCCGCCGGATCCGAAGGACGACACCCAGCTCAAGCTGGCGATCGACCTGATCCAGGGCGTGCAGAAGAACGCCGCCTATCCGGCCGATCCGAAGGCGGCCGTTCCGAACTGA
- a CDS encoding RNA pyrophosphohydrolase, whose amino-acid sequence MIAFEQLPYRPCVGVVLVNREGLVFLGQRQGGPEHVDAHHSWQMPQGGIDEGEKPEDAALRELYEETSVTSVSFLGQSAEWLAYDLPEPIAREAWKGRYRGQKQKWIALRFTGEDTEINVTRPGGGKHKPEFINWRWERLDRTPSLIIPFKRPVYEQVAREFEPLVTSAGQ is encoded by the coding sequence ATGATTGCGTTCGAACAGCTTCCGTATCGCCCCTGCGTGGGTGTCGTGCTCGTCAACCGCGAGGGGCTGGTGTTCCTTGGCCAGCGCCAGGGCGGCCCGGAGCATGTCGACGCCCATCATTCCTGGCAGATGCCTCAGGGGGGCATTGACGAGGGTGAGAAGCCCGAGGACGCGGCGCTGCGCGAACTCTATGAGGAGACCAGTGTCACCTCGGTCAGCTTCCTCGGCCAGTCGGCGGAATGGCTCGCCTACGATCTTCCCGAGCCGATCGCGCGCGAAGCCTGGAAGGGGCGTTATCGCGGCCAGAAGCAGAAGTGGATCGCGCTGCGCTTCACCGGCGAGGACACGGAAATCAATGTCACCCGCCCCGGCGGCGGCAAGCACAAGCCGGAATTCATCAACTGGCGCTGGGAGCGCCTCGATCGCACGCCCTCGCTCATCATCCCGTTCAAGCGCCCGGTCTATGAACAGGTGGCGCGCGAGTTCGAGCCGCTGGTCACGTCTGCAGGACAGTGA
- a CDS encoding TetR/AcrR family transcriptional regulator, translating into MAALETFPSAHPPKAPDSDTSGPADISKAGAHPARPEPRRRVLDAAIACFIRNGFHGTSMQEICKAAEMSPGALYRYFPSKDAMIIAIVEEERAARSSLLACLDSAPSFVAGLTAMGEALFSGAMPMVCVELAPEISAEAARNPALKAKFDEVEAEMNGAIRAALVAAQARGEADPSLDADAALLMINAIGDGLLLRNRLNPDLPLAAMMPAIGAMLARMFAPVPSSSPDLTK; encoded by the coding sequence ATGGCCGCCCTCGAAACGTTCCCTTCCGCGCATCCGCCGAAGGCGCCCGATTCGGATACCTCCGGGCCGGCGGACATCTCCAAGGCGGGAGCGCATCCGGCCCGGCCCGAACCGCGCCGGCGTGTGCTCGACGCGGCGATCGCCTGTTTCATCCGCAACGGCTTCCACGGCACCAGCATGCAGGAGATCTGCAAGGCCGCCGAGATGAGCCCGGGTGCGCTCTATCGCTACTTCCCCTCCAAGGACGCGATGATCATCGCGATCGTGGAAGAGGAGCGCGCGGCGCGGTCCAGCCTGCTGGCCTGCCTTGATAGTGCGCCGAGTTTCGTCGCGGGCCTCACCGCCATGGGCGAAGCGCTGTTCTCGGGCGCGATGCCGATGGTCTGCGTGGAACTCGCGCCGGAAATTTCGGCCGAGGCGGCGCGCAATCCGGCGCTGAAGGCGAAGTTCGATGAGGTCGAGGCGGAGATGAACGGTGCCATCCGCGCCGCCCTGGTCGCCGCCCAGGCCCGGGGCGAAGCCGATCCTTCACTCGATGCCGATGCTGCGCTGTTGATGATCAACGCCATTGGCGACGGCCTTCTCCTGCGCAATCGCCTCAACCCGGACCTGCCCCTTGCGGCAATGATGCCGGCGATCGGCGCCATGCTGGCGCGCATGTTCGCGCCGGTTCCCTCTTCTTCCCCGGACCTGACCAAATGA
- a CDS encoding efflux RND transporter periplasmic adaptor subunit produces the protein MSVKLPSIRGRIALALTMTALVVGVAGYAFRDRIAEGLSFGEPAQAKLADPLPEEVQGITVSVIPATPRTVIDTLPVTGTLVAREEIMVGPEIDGNRITEILVEEGDRVEKGQVLARLSRDTLTTLLAQNTANAARAKASIAQQQAQLTQARAQNTEAEASVERARTLIKTGATSQEVLDQRERAVKVSAAQIVAAEESVTAAEAELAQIKANRDELEVRLARTEIRAPEAGIVSSRAARIGAIVLSANSEPLFRIVKDGAIDLDAEVPESSLPRLRVGMPVAVTPAGFDAPVAGSVRLVGARVDPATRLARVAVALPDDPRLRPGAYGRGVIEVARHDGLALPQSAVQFDADGTYVLVVKDDTVHQRAVVTGLRGEGFIEIAKGLAEGEEVVARAGGFLRDGDRVTPVPLVERQGSGA, from the coding sequence ATGAGCGTGAAGCTTCCCTCGATCCGCGGGCGCATCGCGCTCGCCCTCACCATGACCGCGCTGGTCGTGGGCGTGGCGGGCTATGCCTTCCGCGACCGCATTGCCGAGGGGCTGAGCTTTGGCGAGCCGGCACAGGCCAAGCTCGCCGATCCGCTGCCGGAGGAGGTGCAGGGCATCACCGTGTCGGTCATCCCGGCGACGCCACGCACCGTTATCGACACGCTACCGGTCACCGGCACGCTGGTGGCGCGCGAGGAGATCATGGTCGGGCCGGAAATCGACGGCAACCGCATCACCGAGATTCTGGTGGAAGAGGGCGACCGGGTCGAAAAGGGCCAGGTGCTGGCGCGTCTCTCGCGCGACACGCTGACCACGCTGTTGGCGCAGAACACGGCCAATGCCGCGCGCGCCAAGGCGAGCATCGCCCAGCAGCAGGCGCAGCTCACCCAGGCCCGTGCCCAGAACACCGAGGCCGAGGCGTCGGTGGAGCGTGCCCGGACCCTCATCAAGACCGGCGCCACCTCGCAGGAGGTGCTGGACCAGCGCGAGCGCGCGGTGAAGGTTTCGGCGGCGCAGATCGTTGCCGCCGAGGAGTCGGTGACGGCTGCCGAAGCCGAACTGGCGCAGATCAAGGCCAATCGCGACGAACTTGAGGTGCGCCTCGCCCGCACCGAGATCAGGGCGCCGGAGGCCGGCATCGTGTCCTCGCGGGCCGCCCGCATCGGTGCCATCGTGCTGTCGGCCAATAGCGAGCCGCTGTTCCGCATCGTGAAGGACGGCGCCATCGATCTCGATGCCGAAGTGCCCGAATCCTCGTTGCCGCGCCTGCGTGTGGGCATGCCGGTCGCGGTCACCCCGGCGGGGTTTGACGCGCCGGTGGCCGGCAGCGTGCGTCTGGTCGGGGCGAGGGTGGATCCCGCGACCCGCCTTGCCCGTGTCGCTGTGGCGCTGCCGGACGATCCCCGGCTGCGCCCGGGCGCCTATGGGCGCGGTGTCATCGAGGTGGCCCGCCATGACGGGCTCGCCCTTCCCCAGTCCGCCGTCCAGTTCGATGCCGATGGCACCTATGTGCTGGTGGTGAAGGACGACACCGTGCACCAGCGCGCCGTGGTTACCGGGCTGCGGGGCGAGGGCTTCATCGAGATCGCCAAGGGACTGGCCGAAGGCGAGGAAGTCGTTGCCCGCGCCGGTGGCTTCCTGCGTGACGGCGACCGGGTGACACCGGTGCCGCTCGTCGAACGGCAGGGGAGTGGCGCCTGA